One genomic region from Prochlorococcus marinus CUG1433 encodes:
- a CDS encoding cob(I)yrinic acid a,c-diamide adenosyltransferase yields the protein MTNTSRNRGIGIVTASDSQERSKGQLHIYDGEGKGKSQAALGVVLRTIGLGICEKRQSRVLLLRFLKGPERSYDEDSAIEALQRGFPHLIDHVRTGRSEFFTADEVTRFDIGEAERGWNIAKGAIASSLYSVVVLDELNPVLDLGMLDIEEVVDSLQSRPDGLEIIITGRAAPPSLVRISQLHSEMRPRLTGDLSKSTKQSSSSGGIEIYTGEGKGKSTSALGKALQAIGKGISQDKSHRVLILQWLKGGNGYTEDAAIEALRESYPHLVDHLRSGRDAIVWRGQQQPIDYVEAERAWEIAKAAILSGLYKTIILDELNPTVDLELLPMESIHQTLLKKPAETEVVITGRCKNEPSYFELANVYSEMVCHKHYANVGVDLKRGVDY from the coding sequence TTGACGAATACAAGTAGAAATAGAGGAATTGGAATTGTCACAGCAAGTGACAGCCAAGAGAGATCTAAAGGTCAATTACATATTTATGACGGAGAAGGTAAGGGTAAAAGTCAAGCTGCTTTAGGAGTAGTTCTTAGGACAATAGGTTTAGGAATATGTGAAAAAAGACAGTCAAGAGTTTTACTTCTAAGATTTTTAAAAGGTCCTGAGAGGTCATATGATGAGGATTCGGCCATAGAGGCTTTGCAAAGAGGCTTTCCACACTTAATTGACCACGTAAGGACAGGAAGATCTGAATTCTTTACTGCTGATGAAGTGACAAGATTTGATATTGGTGAGGCTGAGAGAGGTTGGAATATTGCCAAAGGAGCAATTGCCAGTTCTCTTTATTCTGTAGTTGTACTAGATGAGTTGAACCCAGTGCTTGATTTAGGAATGCTTGATATCGAGGAAGTAGTTGATTCTCTGCAAAGTCGTCCAGATGGATTAGAAATAATTATTACTGGAAGGGCAGCCCCTCCTTCTTTGGTGAGAATTTCGCAACTCCATTCGGAAATGAGACCACGTTTGACAGGAGACCTATCAAAATCAACTAAACAAAGTAGTTCTAGTGGTGGAATTGAGATATATACAGGTGAGGGAAAAGGTAAATCCACAAGTGCACTTGGGAAGGCTCTTCAAGCTATTGGCAAAGGAATATCTCAAGATAAAAGTCATAGAGTTTTAATATTGCAGTGGTTAAAAGGTGGGAATGGTTATACCGAAGATGCTGCCATAGAAGCTTTGAGAGAAAGTTATCCACATTTAGTAGATCATTTGCGCTCAGGCAGAGATGCGATCGTATGGAGAGGTCAGCAACAACCTATTGATTATGTTGAAGCTGAAAGAGCATGGGAAATTGCTAAAGCCGCTATTTTGTCTGGTTTGTACAAAACAATTATTTTGGATGAATTAAATCCAACTGTTGATTTAGAGCTGCTACCTATGGAATCAATACATCAAACGCTTTTAAAAAAACCAGCAGAAACCGAAGTTGTTATTACTGGGAGATGTAAAAATGAACCTTCGTACTTTGAACTAGCTAATGTTTACTCTGAAATGGTTTGTCATAAGCACTATGCAAATGTTGGAGTTGATTTAAAAAGAGGTGTAGATTACTAA
- a CDS encoding fructosamine kinase family protein, with the protein MQKLSPIEINEICEELGETYPKSIEQVHGGDIHSSWRIDFSNKKLFLKRNIRNKKFLEFEKYCLQNLRKYINQENLVIPEVIAYKNIKNIEILLIEWIDMHNFDQKKLGKGLGELHLKSAESNPKMFGFPVEGFIGTTGQKKGLEDNWVDCFLNLRIIPQLLSLKSKTLDKEIINKVKEKIKSELLNHKPINALVHGDLWSGNAGMDKNGKGVIFDPASWWADNEVDIAMTKLFGGFRKEFYEEYHRIFPIKNGFEKRIIIYNFYHILNHANMFGGGYLKQVQDYVKAILNM; encoded by the coding sequence ATGCAAAAATTATCACCTATTGAAATTAACGAAATTTGTGAAGAATTAGGTGAAACCTATCCAAAAAGTATTGAACAAGTCCATGGTGGTGATATTCATAGTTCCTGGCGAATAGATTTTTCAAACAAAAAGTTATTTCTTAAAAGAAACATAAGAAACAAAAAATTTCTTGAATTTGAAAAATATTGTCTTCAAAATTTGAGAAAATATATTAATCAAGAAAATTTAGTTATTCCTGAAGTTATTGCATATAAAAATATAAAAAATATAGAGATTCTTTTAATTGAATGGATAGATATGCATAACTTTGACCAAAAAAAGCTTGGAAAAGGTTTAGGTGAATTGCACTTAAAATCAGCTGAATCTAATCCCAAAATGTTTGGGTTTCCAGTTGAGGGTTTTATCGGTACAACAGGTCAGAAAAAAGGCTTGGAAGATAATTGGGTAGATTGTTTTTTAAACTTAAGGATAATACCTCAATTATTAAGTCTTAAATCAAAGACTTTAGATAAAGAAATCATAAATAAAGTTAAAGAAAAAATTAAATCAGAATTACTAAATCACAAACCAATTAATGCACTAGTTCATGGTGATTTATGGTCAGGAAATGCAGGAATGGACAAAAATGGAAAGGGGGTTATATTTGACCCTGCATCTTGGTGGGCAGATAATGAAGTAGATATAGCTATGACAAAACTATTTGGAGGTTTTAGAAAAGAATTTTATGAAGAATATCATAGAATTTTTCCTATAAAAAACGGATTTGAAAAAAGAATTATTATTTATAATTTTTATCACATATTGAATCACGCCAATATGTTTGGAGGAGGGTACTTAAAACAAGTTCAAGATTACGTAAAAGCAATTCTTAATATGTAA
- a CDS encoding ThiF family adenylyltransferase produces MSKDIKFNFLNSDEEERYQKHFNLKEIGYEGQLNLKNSSVLCIGAGGLGSSVLLYLAAAGIGRIGIIDNDQVEKSNLQRQIIHETNTIGNLKIDSARERIKKFNPNCEILTFSERINPQNALGTIKGFDVICDCSDNFGTRYLINDSCLILNKPLVFGSVQGFEGQVSVFNLNKNSPNLRDLLPESPSKNAAPSCAEYGVVGVSTGLIGILQVNEIIKIILKKGEILDGKILIFDLLNMNMKKLHLKCDPLNRQIKHLSQFEGFYSNNEYCEKNNEIKIINANDFYSLYKAKPNKILLIDVRENEEFSTSAIEGSISIPLSRLNRDSDLKFIQKESLSKDVFTICKSGKRSKKASRILSQFKIQSRSIEGGIEKIKKILSN; encoded by the coding sequence ATGTCCAAAGATATCAAATTTAATTTCTTAAACTCTGATGAAGAAGAAAGATATCAAAAACATTTCAATCTCAAAGAGATAGGTTATGAGGGGCAACTAAATCTTAAAAACAGCTCAGTATTATGCATTGGAGCAGGTGGGCTTGGTTCTTCAGTTTTACTTTATCTAGCAGCAGCAGGAATTGGGAGAATTGGAATAATTGATAACGATCAAGTGGAAAAGTCTAATCTCCAAAGGCAGATTATTCATGAAACAAATACTATTGGCAATCTTAAAATTGATTCTGCCAGGGAAAGAATTAAAAAATTCAACCCTAATTGTGAAATATTAACTTTTTCAGAGAGAATAAATCCTCAAAATGCTCTTGGAACAATAAAGGGGTTTGATGTCATTTGTGATTGCTCGGATAACTTTGGTACAAGATATTTAATAAATGATTCATGCTTGATATTAAATAAACCCCTAGTCTTTGGAAGTGTCCAAGGCTTTGAAGGGCAAGTTAGCGTTTTTAATTTAAATAAAAATAGTCCTAATTTGAGGGATTTACTTCCTGAATCACCGTCAAAAAATGCTGCACCTAGTTGCGCAGAATACGGGGTTGTAGGCGTTTCAACAGGTTTAATAGGAATTCTTCAAGTTAATGAAATTATCAAAATCATTTTGAAAAAAGGTGAAATTTTAGATGGGAAGATTTTAATTTTTGATCTATTGAATATGAACATGAAAAAATTACATCTCAAATGTGATCCTTTAAATAGACAAATAAAACATCTGTCTCAGTTTGAGGGCTTTTATAGTAACAATGAATATTGTGAGAAAAATAATGAAATCAAAATTATTAATGCTAATGACTTTTATAGTTTATACAAAGCAAAACCAAACAAAATTCTTTTAATTGATGTTAGAGAAAATGAAGAATTTTCTACTTCTGCAATAGAGGGATCTATATCAATTCCCTTAAGCAGGTTGAACAGAGATTCTGACTTAAAATTTATTCAAAAAGAAAGTTTAAGTAAAGATGTTTTCACTATATGTAAATCGGGGAAACGTTCTAAAAAAGCGTCAAGAATCTTGTCTCAATTTAAAATTCAGTCAAGATCTATTGAAGGCGGAATTGAAAAGATAAAGAAAATATTGTCCAATTAA
- a CDS encoding N-acetyltransferase yields the protein MQYYSKKKLILPEGYFVDSSHIPHARDVNKLLASCGCDLFPIKSLSEAIKKSNFFLTIQNKLKNRLYGFVRVTSDRGLNANLWNLSAAPGNNQELFYSILLQVTLEKINREMPGCSISVQAPVSSFQSLEACGFILDPNGIRVMGYKL from the coding sequence TTGCAATATTATTCTAAAAAAAAACTTATTCTTCCAGAAGGTTATTTTGTTGACTCTTCTCATATTCCACATGCCAGAGATGTTAATAAACTTTTAGCGAGTTGTGGTTGTGATTTGTTCCCAATAAAATCCCTTTCTGAGGCTATCAAGAAAAGTAATTTCTTTTTAACAATACAAAATAAATTAAAAAATAGATTATATGGCTTTGTAAGGGTTACATCAGACAGGGGATTAAATGCGAACTTATGGAATTTAAGTGCTGCTCCAGGTAATAATCAAGAACTTTTTTATTCAATTTTGCTTCAAGTAACTCTTGAGAAAATCAATAGAGAAATGCCTGGATGTAGTATCTCTGTACAAGCTCCAGTATCTTCATTTCAAAGTTTAGAGGCATGTGGATTCATACTAGATCCAAACGGAATAAGAGTAATGGGATATAAACTTTAA
- a CDS encoding CAAD domain-containing protein — translation MSDNTPESNQDSGSDTSSETKSFSEKYSDVMGKVNETLGNVDWTQMGKYGKAAGIIAVVVIAQIIIKVVIDTINFFPILPGLLELLGVIVVGQWSWQNLRTSENREAVLDKVQNLKKTYLG, via the coding sequence ATGAGTGATAACACTCCAGAGTCAAACCAAGACTCCGGCTCCGATACAAGCTCAGAAACCAAAAGTTTTTCAGAGAAGTACTCTGATGTTATGGGAAAAGTCAACGAAACCCTTGGTAATGTTGATTGGACTCAAATGGGTAAGTACGGCAAGGCGGCAGGCATAATTGCTGTTGTCGTGATAGCTCAGATTATAATTAAAGTTGTCATTGACACGATAAACTTTTTCCCAATTCTTCCTGGTTTACTAGAACTACTAGGCGTCATTGTCGTCGGTCAATGGAGCTGGCAAAATCTTCGTACCAGTGAAAATCGTGAAGCTGTTCTAGATAAGGTACAAAATCTTAAGAAGACATATTTAGGTTAG
- a CDS encoding adenosylmethionine decarboxylase produces MVVPKKNQVLHSFSNDEKLIHQSKHLLLELYRCDCQKLNDESFLRCTLNRAAKLAKATVLNLISNKFEPQGVTAIALLAESHISIHTWPESNYSAVDIFTCGQNMMPELASQYLIESLRAEEYSLRIIERNPPGGVFNEIRSFV; encoded by the coding sequence ATGGTAGTTCCCAAAAAAAATCAAGTTTTACATTCGTTTAGTAATGATGAGAAATTAATTCATCAAAGTAAACACCTTTTGTTAGAACTTTATAGATGTGATTGCCAAAAATTAAATGATGAATCCTTTTTGCGCTGTACACTAAACAGGGCCGCGAAATTGGCAAAGGCAACAGTTTTGAATCTGATAAGCAATAAGTTTGAACCTCAAGGTGTGACAGCAATCGCATTACTCGCAGAATCCCATATTTCAATACATACTTGGCCTGAATCTAATTATTCTGCAGTCGATATCTTCACCTGTGGTCAAAATATGATGCCTGAACTGGCAAGTCAATACTTAATTGAATCTTTGAGAGCTGAAGAATATTCTTTGCGTATTATCGAGCGGAATCCGCCTGGAGGCGTGTTTAATGAGATTAGATCTTTTGTTTAA
- the larE gene encoding ATP-dependent sacrificial sulfur transferase LarE: MFNQLEILSDEQSEKLYKIRKYIKNLDGVCIAYSGGVDSTLVASLAFEQLGSKAIAITGISPALANTLREEARSQAKWIGVKHLEIKTSELDQQSYSKNPKNRCFACKKELHKHTTYLSKKLNYKIVLDGVNVDDLKDFRPGIQASKNAGVVSPLAEFRFSKQDIRDVSRALGFPWWDKPAQPCLSSRFPYGHEITSERLKMVEKAEEYLKEGGLSEVRVRCQGSTARIEIPKNELKNFFNEFNFSELVEYFSLLGFNCTSLDLEGLISGKLNR; encoded by the coding sequence ATGTTCAATCAACTAGAAATCCTCTCTGATGAACAAAGTGAAAAGCTTTATAAAATTAGAAAATACATTAAGAATCTTGATGGTGTTTGCATTGCTTATTCAGGAGGTGTAGACAGTACATTGGTAGCATCATTAGCATTTGAGCAATTAGGTAGCAAAGCAATTGCAATTACTGGTATTTCTCCTGCATTAGCGAATACTCTTCGTGAAGAAGCGAGAAGTCAAGCGAAATGGATCGGAGTGAAGCATTTAGAAATTAAAACATCAGAATTAGACCAACAAAGTTACAGTAAAAATCCCAAGAACAGATGCTTTGCATGCAAAAAGGAGCTTCACAAACACACAACTTACTTATCTAAAAAACTGAATTACAAGATTGTTTTAGATGGAGTAAATGTGGATGATCTTAAAGACTTCAGACCAGGTATACAAGCCTCAAAAAACGCAGGAGTTGTATCTCCACTTGCAGAATTTAGATTCTCGAAACAAGATATTAGAGATGTATCCAGAGCATTAGGGTTTCCTTGGTGGGATAAACCTGCTCAACCTTGCTTATCATCAAGGTTTCCTTATGGTCACGAGATAACCAGTGAGAGACTAAAAATGGTTGAAAAAGCAGAAGAATATCTGAAAGAGGGTGGATTATCGGAGGTTAGAGTTAGATGCCAAGGCTCAACAGCGAGAATAGAAATTCCCAAAAATGAATTAAAGAATTTTTTTAACGAGTTTAATTTTAGTGAATTAGTTGAATATTTTTCTCTTTTAGGTTTTAATTGCACAAGTTTAGATCTTGAAGGCCTAATAAGCGGAAAATTAAATAGATAA
- the ppc gene encoding phosphoenolpyruvate carboxylase — protein MESFQQIKKNNVDLISNNDSLDKNRLLIEDLWESVLREECPEDQAVRLIQLKELSYSKQIDGDSSKTFKNEIVNIVNSMDLAESIAAARAFSLYFQLVNILEQRVEEDRYIHSFTNKNVQKSPDNLDPFAPALARQNAPVTFRELFYRLRKLNVPPGKLEELLQEMDIRLVFTAHPTEIVRHTIRHKQTRVANLLKKIQVEQFLTKEEKNSLKTQLKEEVRLWWRTDELHQFKPSVLDEVDYALHYFQQVLFNAMPQLRGRISEALSENYPDVQMPSESFCNFGSWVGSDRDGNPSVTPDITWRTACYQRQLMLERYIIATSNLRDQLSVSMQWSQVSSSLLESLETDRVKFPEIYEARATRYRSEPYRLKLSYILEKLRLTQERNNLLADSGWKSDLEGEMETKNIDRVENLYYKSVNEFTYDLELIKNSLISTDLTCEAVDTLLTQVHIFGFSLASLDIRQESTRHSDAINELTKYLDLSLLYDQMSEEEKIKWLIEELNTKRPLIPSDVNWTKTTEETFSVFKMVKRLQQEFGSRICHSYVISMSHSASDLLEVLLLAKEMGLLDQNSQKSKLLVVPLFETVEDLKRAPEVMEKLFKLDFYRSLLPKVGESFKPLQELMLGYSDSNKDSGFVSSNWEIHRAQIALQNLASRNNILLRLFHGRGGSVGRGGGPAYQAILAQPSGTLKGRIKITEQGEVLASKYSLPELALYNLETVTTAVIQNSLVNNRLDATPEWNQLMSRLAETSRHHYRKLVHENPDLLNFFQEVTPIEEISKLQISSRPARRKKGAKDLSSLRAIPWVFGWTQSRFLLPSWFGVGTALSSELNADPKQIELLRVLHQRWPFFRMLISKVEMTLSKVDLEVAKYYVDTLGSKENKDSFNLIFEVISKEYNLTKSLILEITGKNKLLESDRDLKSSVSLRNKTIIPLGFLQVSLLRRLRDQTRQPPISEFLIDKDESRRSYSRSELLRGALLTINGIAAGMRNTG, from the coding sequence ATGGAATCTTTTCAGCAGATAAAAAAAAATAATGTGGATCTTATAAGTAACAATGATTCACTTGATAAAAATCGTCTATTAATAGAGGATTTATGGGAATCTGTTCTCAGAGAAGAATGCCCAGAAGATCAAGCAGTGAGATTAATTCAGCTTAAAGAATTAAGTTATTCAAAACAAATTGATGGTGATAGTTCTAAAACCTTTAAAAATGAGATCGTTAATATTGTAAATTCTATGGATTTGGCAGAATCCATTGCCGCAGCAAGAGCGTTTTCATTATATTTTCAACTAGTGAATATTTTGGAACAAAGAGTTGAGGAGGATAGATATATTCATAGCTTTACTAATAAGAATGTTCAAAAATCGCCCGATAATCTTGATCCTTTTGCTCCAGCATTAGCCAGGCAAAATGCTCCAGTAACTTTTAGAGAATTATTTTATAGGCTAAGGAAATTAAATGTACCTCCAGGGAAATTAGAAGAATTATTGCAGGAAATGGATATTAGATTAGTATTTACTGCACATCCAACTGAGATAGTAAGACATACTATTAGGCATAAGCAAACTAGAGTCGCAAACTTGTTAAAAAAAATACAAGTAGAGCAATTTTTAACAAAAGAAGAAAAAAATTCTCTAAAAACTCAATTAAAAGAGGAAGTAAGACTTTGGTGGAGAACAGATGAATTGCATCAATTTAAACCTTCAGTTTTAGATGAAGTAGATTATGCTTTGCATTATTTTCAGCAAGTTTTGTTTAATGCAATGCCTCAATTGAGAGGCAGAATTTCTGAAGCACTTTCTGAAAACTATCCAGACGTTCAGATGCCTTCTGAATCTTTCTGCAACTTTGGTTCTTGGGTCGGTTCAGATAGGGATGGCAATCCATCAGTTACTCCTGATATTACTTGGAGAACTGCTTGCTATCAAAGGCAGTTGATGTTGGAGAGGTATATTATTGCAACATCTAATCTGAGAGATCAATTAAGTGTCTCTATGCAATGGAGTCAAGTAAGTTCTTCTTTATTAGAGTCATTAGAAACAGATAGGGTTAAGTTCCCAGAGATCTATGAAGCTAGGGCGACAAGATATAGATCAGAACCTTATAGATTAAAATTAAGTTATATCTTAGAAAAATTAAGATTAACTCAAGAAAGGAATAATTTGTTAGCCGATAGCGGGTGGAAATCTGACTTAGAAGGCGAAATGGAAACTAAGAATATAGATAGAGTTGAAAACTTATATTACAAATCGGTAAACGAATTTACGTATGATCTCGAACTTATTAAAAATAGCCTTATTAGCACAGACTTAACTTGCGAGGCTGTAGATACACTACTTACTCAGGTTCATATTTTTGGATTTTCTTTAGCAAGTTTAGATATTCGTCAAGAAAGTACAAGGCATAGTGACGCTATCAATGAACTTACTAAATATCTAGATTTATCTCTTCTATATGATCAAATGTCGGAGGAAGAAAAAATTAAATGGCTCATAGAGGAATTAAATACAAAAAGGCCTTTAATTCCCTCTGACGTTAACTGGACAAAAACTACAGAAGAAACCTTTTCAGTTTTTAAAATGGTCAAAAGACTGCAGCAAGAATTTGGAAGTCGTATTTGTCATTCTTATGTAATTTCAATGAGCCATAGTGCATCTGATTTGCTTGAAGTTCTATTGCTTGCAAAAGAAATGGGACTTCTTGATCAAAATTCACAAAAGTCAAAATTATTAGTTGTTCCTCTTTTTGAGACTGTTGAAGACCTTAAAAGAGCTCCAGAAGTAATGGAAAAGTTGTTTAAATTAGATTTTTATAGATCATTATTGCCAAAAGTTGGAGAATCCTTTAAGCCTCTGCAAGAATTAATGCTTGGATATTCTGATAGCAATAAGGATTCAGGTTTTGTTTCTAGTAATTGGGAAATTCATAGAGCCCAAATTGCTCTTCAAAATCTTGCAAGTAGAAATAATATATTGTTAAGACTTTTTCATGGAAGAGGTGGTTCTGTAGGTAGAGGTGGAGGACCAGCTTATCAGGCAATATTAGCTCAACCAAGCGGAACCTTAAAAGGGCGAATTAAAATAACAGAACAAGGTGAAGTTTTAGCTTCAAAATATAGTCTTCCAGAACTGGCTTTGTATAACCTAGAAACTGTTACTACAGCTGTTATTCAAAATAGTTTGGTAAATAATAGACTTGATGCTACTCCAGAATGGAATCAATTAATGTCAAGACTGGCAGAAACATCAAGGCACCACTATAGAAAATTAGTGCATGAGAATCCTGATTTGTTAAATTTCTTTCAAGAAGTCACACCAATTGAAGAAATAAGTAAATTACAAATATCTAGCAGGCCTGCGAGAAGAAAAAAAGGTGCAAAAGATTTGTCAAGTTTAAGAGCAATTCCATGGGTGTTTGGTTGGACACAAAGTAGATTTCTTTTGCCAAGCTGGTTTGGAGTTGGCACTGCATTATCATCTGAATTAAATGCTGACCCAAAACAAATTGAATTATTGAGAGTTCTACATCAAAGATGGCCATTTTTTAGAATGCTTATTTCCAAGGTAGAAATGACGTTATCTAAGGTGGATTTGGAAGTTGCAAAATATTATGTTGATACTCTTGGTAGCAAAGAAAATAAAGATTCTTTTAATCTCATTTTTGAAGTAATTTCTAAAGAATATAATCTTACAAAATCTTTAATACTTGAAATTACGGGTAAAAATAAGCTCCTTGAATCAGATAGAGACTTAAAATCATCAGTAAGCTTGCGAAATAAAACTATAATTCCACTGGGATTTTTGCAGGTTTCCCTTTTAAGAAGACTTAGAGACCAAACAAGACAACCTCCAATAAGTGAGTTTCTTATTGATAAAGATGAATCTAGAAGATCTTATAGCAGAAGTGAACTATTGAGAGGGGCACTTTTGACTATTAATGGGATAGCAGCTGGCATGAGAAATACAGGTTGA
- the recF gene encoding DNA replication/repair protein RecF — protein MFLNKLKIKNFRNHNSFEIDLKEQRLIVLGSNGIGKSNLLESVEFLSQLKSNRALSDKDLIQNNSDMAVVLGQIDFRDELKLNLFRKGPKKIYVNESILKKQSEIKNYIRSVCFCSNDIDIVKSEPSYRRIWIDKVVSQLEPVYQDLINRFNRLLKQRSHFWRSESFLKTQSSDIVESFDIQMSIISTRIFRRRRRALLKIKPYVEYWHNHLSKSKEQIGINYLSGIQNISPEEEEEEVISKKIAEQLLNQRSTEALTGKCNFGPHRDDIEFLINNISVRKYGSSGQQRTFILALKMAELDLLNKTLNVPPILILDDVLAELDITRQNLLLNSVGKDSQCFISATHLDKFNQSFLGSSQIIYL, from the coding sequence ATTTTTTTAAATAAATTAAAAATCAAAAATTTTCGGAACCATAATAGTTTTGAAATTGACCTAAAAGAGCAAAGATTAATTGTTCTTGGTTCTAATGGTATTGGCAAATCAAATTTACTTGAATCAGTTGAATTTTTAAGTCAATTAAAATCTAATAGAGCATTGAGTGATAAAGATTTAATACAAAACAATAGTGATATGGCTGTAGTTTTAGGACAAATAGATTTTAGAGATGAATTAAAGTTGAATTTATTTCGAAAAGGTCCTAAAAAGATTTATGTCAATGAATCCATCTTAAAAAAGCAAAGTGAAATAAAAAATTACATTAGGAGTGTATGTTTTTGTTCTAATGATATTGATATTGTTAAAAGTGAACCCAGTTATCGGAGAATATGGATTGATAAAGTGGTTTCTCAGCTTGAACCAGTATATCAAGACTTGATAAATAGATTTAACAGGCTTTTAAAACAAAGAAGCCATTTTTGGCGTTCAGAAAGTTTCTTAAAAACTCAATCCTCAGATATTGTTGAAAGTTTTGACATCCAAATGTCAATAATAAGTACAAGAATTTTTAGGCGCAGAAGAAGGGCTTTATTAAAAATAAAACCATATGTTGAATATTGGCATAATCATTTGAGTAAATCTAAAGAGCAAATAGGCATAAATTATCTTTCTGGGATACAAAATATTAGTCCAGAAGAAGAGGAAGAGGAGGTTATTAGTAAGAAAATAGCAGAACAACTATTAAACCAGCGTTCTACCGAAGCATTGACGGGTAAATGTAATTTCGGACCTCATCGTGATGATATTGAGTTTTTAATTAATAATATTTCTGTAAGAAAATATGGTTCTTCAGGGCAGCAAAGAACTTTTATCTTGGCTTTAAAGATGGCTGAATTAGATTTATTAAATAAAACACTCAATGTCCCCCCAATACTTATATTGGATGATGTTTTGGCTGAATTAGATATAACTAGACAAAATTTGTTACTTAATTCTGTTGGCAAAGATAGTCAATGTTTTATAAGTGCGACACATCTGGATAAATTTAATCAATCTTTCTTAGGCTCTTCGCAAATAATTTATTTATAG